Part of the Phycisphaerae bacterium genome, GCAATCACGTTTCCTTGTATGCTCTTCAGTGAGACTGCGCCATTGGCCGTGCGCACCTCAACATTTCCCGAAATGTCAACCACATCCACTGGGCCGTTCTTGAGGATTACCTCCACGCTCACGCTCACCGGAACGACCAGTCGAATATCGAACACGAGATCCGTGTCCGCCAATTCCTTGGGAAGAGTTGCCTCGACATCCAGTCGTGCATTATCAACAAAGGAGCGTTCTGCGGTGAGGACGGATCGACTCAGCAGATCGGCCAGCGCGTCACTTTGAAATCCCTCCCTGGTGATGATCTTGGTGACCTGAAGCGAGCCGGCAGTGCCTTCGCCCGCCTGGGACAGATGAACGCGGGCCGTCGGAAGTTCGATCCGAATGTTTCTGACATCGGTCATATCGAGACTGGTCGTCGTCCGCTCGACCCGCGGATTACTGGGATCGATTCCGTCGCTTGATGGTATTTCAAGTCCCCCACCAGCCGGGTCTCCCACGAAGGAGATTTCACACCCGCCGACGAGCAGAAACAGGGAACTAACTACGATCAAACGCGTGTAATCCGCCATCATCGGGCTCCCTCTCCGCGCAGTTTTCGCGCGACAAAAACAATCGCCTGTAGAATTGCTTATCGGAAAGAGTGCTGCTTCAATTACAGCGGACGCGGTCGCCCTAGCGTCCTATAACTATGTCGATCTGGAAAGGTGCCGGTCGTGACTTACCATCCTGAGTCCCCGCAGAAAACCATGAAAGGGACGCATGCGGCCGAGCGATATCGTCTGCCGTTGCTCGTCGGCATCATGGCGGGTTTGTTCGGCGGTTGGATGCTCACTCGCGAAGTTGAGCGATCGAACCGGCAAGCATCAGCCACTCCCCGCACAGTCACACCACGTGCTGACCTCTCATCTCAGGAAAAGACGACAATCGAGATTTTTGAGGCCGCCGCTCCGAGCGTCGTCTTTATCACAAGCGTTGGGAGCGTCCGCGAGACCTACGGATTCAATATCTACGAAATTCCCAAGACCGGAGCGGGATCGGGAATCATCTGGGATACGGATGGACATATCGTCACGAACTTCCATGTCATCAGCGATGCCCAGCGCGTTCGCGTGACGCTGGCCGACCATTCAACACTCCCTGCGACCTTCGTCGGCGCGGCGCCCGATAAGGACCTCGCCGTAATAAAGATTGATGCGGATCGTGCCCTGCTTCGACCAATCGCAATCGGAACATCCCATGATTTGCGTGTCGGTCAAAGTGTATTTGCGATCGGCAATCCCTTCGGCCTGGACCAGTCACTGACGACCGGCGTGGTCAGCGCGCTCGGCCGTGGAATTCGTTCCGTCAATGATCGCACCATTGAGGGCGTCATTCAGACTGATGCCGCGATCAACCCGGGCAACAGCGGCGGCCCGTTGCTCGACAGCGCGGGACGGCTGGTTGGCGTTAACACGCAAATCGTCACCCGCAGTGGCGGAAGTGAGGGAATCGGATTCGCTGTCCCCGTCGACATCGTCAACGAGGTCGTGCCACAGTTAATCGTTCATGGTCGCATCATTCGACCGCAATTGGGCGTCGTCATTGTCAGTGACGACCTGGCGCGGCGCTACGGATTCGACGGTGTCCTGGTTCAAAGTGTGTCCCCCGGGAGCGGCGCCGAAGAGGCCGGGCTCCGAGGCTTCGGTC contains:
- a CDS encoding trypsin-like peptidase domain-containing protein, with amino-acid sequence MKGTHAAERYRLPLLVGIMAGLFGGWMLTREVERSNRQASATPRTVTPRADLSSQEKTTIEIFEAAAPSVVFITSVGSVRETYGFNIYEIPKTGAGSGIIWDTDGHIVTNFHVISDAQRVRVTLADHSTLPATFVGAAPDKDLAVIKIDADRALLRPIAIGTSHDLRVGQSVFAIGNPFGLDQSLTTGVVSALGRGIRSVNDRTIEGVIQTDAAINPGNSGGPLLDSAGRLVGVNTQIVTRSGGSEGIGFAVPVDIVNEVVPQLIVHGRIIRPQLGVVIVSDDLARRYGFDGVLVQSVSPGSGAEEAGLRGFGRTPDGDIVVGDLIVKVNDRVTRNLDDLLTEIEKCKPDETVVVTFIRDGKANTASVRLRAPEDRK
- a CDS encoding DUF4097 family beta strand repeat protein; amino-acid sequence: MMADYTRLIVVSSLFLLVGGCEISFVGDPAGGGLEIPSSDGIDPSNPRVERTTTSLDMTDVRNIRIELPTARVHLSQAGEGTAGSLQVTKIITREGFQSDALADLLSRSVLTAERSFVDNARLDVEATLPKELADTDLVFDIRLVVPVSVSVEVILKNGPVDVVDISGNVEVRTANGAVSLKSIQGNVIAQTTNRGITIADTAGNVKAVTTDADISLRLAPAPDGAISAETASGNIRFTLAKTTTARLDLQTASGSVSANLGGFTVSDVTTGGGYLQGILNGGGGSIVARSESGEITFVGM